One region of Archocentrus centrarchus isolate MPI-CPG fArcCen1 chromosome 6, fArcCen1, whole genome shotgun sequence genomic DNA includes:
- the ddb2 gene encoding DNA damage-binding protein 2 isoform X1, with translation MKSKPTKSAAAGSKSKVKKRPEGDSSPTLSRKLRDKKNVETSNSGPPLKSAGVQKRVWDGSILHYIYKSTLGQSLHSQMRQCLQVPFVRSLSSYHFHGASSPFDRRITCLEWHPTHPTTLAVGSKGGDIYLWDFEVSAKKTFIQGNGAGDSIGGMKFCPTDFSRVYVASGEGTLTMQSFEGCAPTVLSRTQDCGHDHHNVCFWYCCVDVSVSRQMLVTGDNVGQLLLLGLDGQKIFSDKLHKAKVTHAEFNSRCDWLLATASVDHTVKLWDLRSIKDKKSFLYEMPHERAVNSAYFNPLDCSKLLTTDQHDEIRVYSSSDWSKPQHIIQHPHRQFQHLTPIKATWHPVYDLIVAGRYPDDRISTGDLRTIDIFDSNTAELVCQLYDPSASGIKSVNKFNPMGDAIGSGMGITVLVWDRDESLMSDRHMPQEGTSTSVLRGLRRSQPHSSRGRRGPAADAKLKKKLASLEETESKTKSGCPKQKQSQMRKK, from the exons ATGAAAAGCAAGCCCACTAAGTCAGCTGCAGCTGGATCAAAGagtaaagtgaagaaaagaccTGAGGGGGACTCCAGTCCAACTCTCTCCAGAAAACTacgagacaaaaaaaatgtcgAAACGTCCAACTCAG GGCCTCCTCTCAAGTCTGCAGGAGTCCAGAAGAGAGTTTGGGATGGGAGCATCCTGCACTATATCTACAAGAGCACTCTGGGCCAGAGTCTGCACTCACAgatgagacag TGTCTCCAGGTGCCTTTTGTCCGCTCTCTGTCGTCCTATCATTTCCACGGTGCCAGCAGCCCCTTTGACCGCAGGATCACCTGCCTGGAGTGGCATCCCACACATCCCACCACTCTGGCTGTGGGGTCCAAGGGTGGAGACATTTATCTGTGGGACTTTGAGGTGTCTGCAAAGAAGACCTTTATTCAAGGG AACGGAGCAGGAGACTCTATCGGAGGGATGAAGTTTTGCCCCACGGACTTTTCCAGAGTCTATGTGGCCTCTGGCGAGGGCACACTGACCATGCAGAGCTTTGAGGGCTGCGCACCCACCGTTTTGTCCAGAACTCAAGACTGTGGCCATGATCACCACAATGTTTG TTTTTGGTACTGCTGCGTTGACGTGTCTGTAAGCCGACAGATGCTCGTGACAGGAGACAACGTGGGACAGCTTTTACTTCTGGGTTTGGATGGCCAAAAG ATTTTCAGCGACAAATTGCACAAAGCCAAAGTGACCCACGCAGAGTTCAACTCCAGATGCGACTGGCTGCTGGCGACGGCCTCGGTTGACCACACGGTAAAGCTTTGGGACCTGAGGAGCATCAAGGACAAGAAAAGCTTCCTCTATGAAATGCCTCACGAGAGAGCCGTCAACTCAG CCTATTTCAACCCTCTGGACTGCTCCAAGCTGCTCACGACAGATCAGCACGACGAGATCCGCGTCTACTCGTCTTCCGACTGGTCGAAGCCTCAACACATCATTCAGCACCCGCACAGGCAGTTTCAGCACCTCACACCCATCAAG GCCACATGGCATCCTGTGTATGACTTAATTGTGGCCGGGCGTTACCCCGATGACCGCATCAGCACCGGTGATCTGAGGACCATCGACATCTTTGACTCCAACACAGCAGAGCTCGTGTGTCAGCTGTACGATCCCTCCGCTTCAGGGATCAAATCT GTCAACAAATTCAACCCGATGGGCGATGCAATTGGATCTGGCATGG GTATAACGGTGCTGGTCTGGGACCGGGATGAGTCACTGATGAGTGATCGGCACATGCCGCAGGAGGGAACTTCAACCTCAGTTTTGAGAGGGCTGCGGAGGAGTCAGCCGCACTCCAGCAGGGGCCGGAGGGGTCCTGCTGCGGATGCAAAGCTTAAGAAAAAACTAGCTTCACTGGAAGAAACGGAGAGTAAAACCAAGAGCGGCTGCCCTAAGCAAAAACAATCACAGATGAGGAAGAAGTAA
- the ddb2 gene encoding DNA damage-binding protein 2 isoform X2 translates to MKSKPTKSAAAGSKSKVKKRPEGDSSPTLSRKLRDKKNVETSNSGPPLKSAGVQKRVWDGSILHYIYKSTLGQSLHSQMRQCLQVPFVRSLSSYHFHGASSPFDRRITCLEWHPTHPTTLAVGSKGGDIYLWDFEVSAKKTFIQGMGAGDSVTDMKFNQLNPTQLFTSSMGGTTALRDFSGTTLTVFTSTDELNFWYCCVDVSVSRQMLVTGDNVGQLLLLGLDGQKIFSDKLHKAKVTHAEFNSRCDWLLATASVDHTVKLWDLRSIKDKKSFLYEMPHERAVNSAYFNPLDCSKLLTTDQHDEIRVYSSSDWSKPQHIIQHPHRQFQHLTPIKATWHPVYDLIVAGRYPDDRISTGDLRTIDIFDSNTAELVCQLYDPSASGIKSVNKFNPMGDAIGSGMGITVLVWDRDESLMSDRHMPQEGTSTSVLRGLRRSQPHSSRGRRGPAADAKLKKKLASLEETESKTKSGCPKQKQSQMRKK, encoded by the exons ATGAAAAGCAAGCCCACTAAGTCAGCTGCAGCTGGATCAAAGagtaaagtgaagaaaagaccTGAGGGGGACTCCAGTCCAACTCTCTCCAGAAAACTacgagacaaaaaaaatgtcgAAACGTCCAACTCAG GGCCTCCTCTCAAGTCTGCAGGAGTCCAGAAGAGAGTTTGGGATGGGAGCATCCTGCACTATATCTACAAGAGCACTCTGGGCCAGAGTCTGCACTCACAgatgagacag TGTCTCCAGGTGCCTTTTGTCCGCTCTCTGTCGTCCTATCATTTCCACGGTGCCAGCAGCCCCTTTGACCGCAGGATCACCTGCCTGGAGTGGCATCCCACACATCCCACCACTCTGGCTGTGGGGTCCAAGGGTGGAGACATTTATCTGTGGGACTTTGAGGTGTCTGCAAAGAAGACCTTTATTCAAGGG ATGGGGGCTGGAGACTCAGTGACAGACATGAAGTTTAACCAGTTAAATCCCACTCAGCTGTTCACCTCATCTATGGGGGGTACGACAGCACTTCGAGATTTCAGTGGGACAACGCTAACAGTGTTTACCAGCACAGACGAACTGAA TTTTTGGTACTGCTGCGTTGACGTGTCTGTAAGCCGACAGATGCTCGTGACAGGAGACAACGTGGGACAGCTTTTACTTCTGGGTTTGGATGGCCAAAAG ATTTTCAGCGACAAATTGCACAAAGCCAAAGTGACCCACGCAGAGTTCAACTCCAGATGCGACTGGCTGCTGGCGACGGCCTCGGTTGACCACACGGTAAAGCTTTGGGACCTGAGGAGCATCAAGGACAAGAAAAGCTTCCTCTATGAAATGCCTCACGAGAGAGCCGTCAACTCAG CCTATTTCAACCCTCTGGACTGCTCCAAGCTGCTCACGACAGATCAGCACGACGAGATCCGCGTCTACTCGTCTTCCGACTGGTCGAAGCCTCAACACATCATTCAGCACCCGCACAGGCAGTTTCAGCACCTCACACCCATCAAG GCCACATGGCATCCTGTGTATGACTTAATTGTGGCCGGGCGTTACCCCGATGACCGCATCAGCACCGGTGATCTGAGGACCATCGACATCTTTGACTCCAACACAGCAGAGCTCGTGTGTCAGCTGTACGATCCCTCCGCTTCAGGGATCAAATCT GTCAACAAATTCAACCCGATGGGCGATGCAATTGGATCTGGCATGG GTATAACGGTGCTGGTCTGGGACCGGGATGAGTCACTGATGAGTGATCGGCACATGCCGCAGGAGGGAACTTCAACCTCAGTTTTGAGAGGGCTGCGGAGGAGTCAGCCGCACTCCAGCAGGGGCCGGAGGGGTCCTGCTGCGGATGCAAAGCTTAAGAAAAAACTAGCTTCACTGGAAGAAACGGAGAGTAAAACCAAGAGCGGCTGCCCTAAGCAAAAACAATCACAGATGAGGAAGAAGTAA